The Chitinivorax sp. B genome window below encodes:
- a CDS encoding FliM/FliN family flagellar motor switch protein, translating into MSDTNDTNPAENTTQLVDLPELKNPAKAGASLVGSNMSVIRNVKVRLAAQLGNADMLVSDLMAMKEDTVVKLDRLTDEPVDLILDGHIVARGQLVAVGDHFGVRITELPQES; encoded by the coding sequence GTGAGCGATACCAACGACACCAACCCTGCTGAAAACACCACACAACTTGTCGATCTGCCAGAACTGAAAAATCCTGCCAAAGCAGGGGCATCGCTGGTTGGGTCAAATATGTCCGTCATTCGCAACGTTAAAGTCCGGCTGGCAGCCCAACTGGGCAATGCTGACATGCTGGTATCAGACTTGATGGCAATGAAGGAAGATACTGTCGTCAAACTGGATCGACTGACCGATGAACCCGTCGACCTGATACTGGATGGACACATTGTGGCACGAGGCCAACTGGTCGCGGTCGGTGACCATTTTGGCGTGCGAATCACTGAACTGCCTCAGGAAAGCTGA
- a CDS encoding FliM/FliN family flagellar motor switch protein → MDVRPFFLLSQSYIAGLQSRIRTGIQHWESRWGTQIPNTLQIRSPQSLPSNDRQGVWQTWYGQAGLSVLVKSEDVERFCDQVLFADRRQTSLSDRHLESGLAPLVVSQAAADFVQQLLSAVREQPYAAQHHEQPTALPTEIFRAGADVLLISWADTQGKPLNLLVTGLPTPAIRSLGRPNQSWRQAIGKQHLQVKVELGQVELTVGQIETLRLGDVVKLDQSLDAPLLVRDDQDTPIFHCHPGTQHGHRAISLIKLKV, encoded by the coding sequence GTGGACGTTAGACCATTTTTCCTGCTCAGCCAGTCGTATATTGCTGGATTGCAATCACGGATTCGAACCGGTATCCAGCACTGGGAAAGCCGCTGGGGGACACAGATTCCAAACACATTGCAAATCCGTTCACCTCAGTCTTTGCCAAGCAATGACCGTCAGGGTGTCTGGCAGACCTGGTATGGTCAGGCCGGATTATCGGTCTTGGTAAAAAGCGAGGATGTCGAACGCTTCTGCGATCAGGTCTTGTTTGCAGACCGTCGCCAGACTTCCTTGTCAGACCGTCATCTGGAGTCCGGGCTGGCTCCGCTCGTAGTCAGTCAGGCTGCGGCCGATTTCGTACAGCAGTTACTTTCAGCCGTGCGTGAACAACCCTACGCTGCTCAACACCACGAGCAGCCGACAGCACTTCCAACCGAGATTTTCCGGGCTGGCGCTGATGTACTGCTGATCAGTTGGGCTGATACCCAAGGAAAGCCATTGAATCTTTTGGTGACAGGTTTGCCGACACCAGCAATTCGTTCACTGGGCCGCCCCAATCAATCGTGGCGACAGGCCATTGGCAAGCAACATCTGCAAGTGAAGGTTGAATTAGGCCAGGTGGAACTGACGGTGGGCCAGATCGAAACATTGCGGTTGGGCGACGTGGTGAAACTTGATCAATCGCTGGATGCACCGTTGCTTGTTCGTGATGATCAGGACACCCCCATTTTCCACTGCCACCCTGGCACACAGCATGGCCACCGCGCCATCTCGCTGATCAAATTGAAAGTATGA